Proteins encoded in a region of the Pseudomonas putida genome:
- a CDS encoding LexA family protein, translating into MRLRRCTDVETNILVSVLSGTVQGGFPSPAADYYEPPISLDVLLNLRAPHIWLAETEGDSMSGIGIYHGTLLVIDRSLDAEVGDIVVVYVNNQPIVKRLDLVNGCKVLSSENPLYPPITVGEFEEVDTFGIVIWSFNRHGRRSR; encoded by the coding sequence ATGCGTCTCCGAAGGTGTACCGACGTCGAAACAAACATTCTGGTAAGCGTCCTTTCCGGAACGGTCCAGGGAGGCTTCCCAAGCCCTGCTGCGGACTACTACGAACCACCGATATCGCTCGACGTGCTGCTGAACCTCCGAGCCCCTCATATCTGGTTGGCCGAGACCGAAGGCGACAGCATGTCCGGTATTGGCATCTACCACGGCACATTGCTCGTGATCGACCGGTCACTCGACGCAGAGGTGGGCGACATCGTCGTCGTTTATGTGAACAACCAGCCGATCGTTAAGCGATTAGATCTGGTCAACGGCTGCAAGGTCTTGTCTTCGGAGAATCCCCTGTACCCCCCTATCACTGTCGGTGAGTTCGAAGAGGTCGACACCTTCGGCATCGTCATCTGGAGTTTCAACCGTCATGGTCGACGTAGCCGGTAA